A genomic stretch from Nocardia wallacei includes:
- the ilvA gene encoding threonine ammonia-lyase, protein MAAMELIGLDRIEAAAKQLGPVIRRTPVVASRVLSERTGREVRLKCENLQRTGSFKPRGAYHRIANLPDDDRRRGVVAASAGNHAQGVAWSATTLGIDSTVFMPIGASLPKLAATRAYGATVHQVGDSIDRSLTAAMDFAEQTGATLIHPFDHPDIVAGQATVALEILEQMPEVGTVIVPTGGGGLLAGVAVALRHLAPEVRVIGVQAAQAAAWPQSLAAGEPVALERMSTMADGIAVGLPGGVPFAHVVDRVSIVTVDEDALSSALLLCMERAKLIVEPAGAAAVAALMTRADELDLRGPVCAILSGGNVDPLLLTRFIGHGLSAAGRYLAVRVTISDRPGSLGKLLAAVGDTGASVLDVVHSRTGAWLAIDEVEVLLTLETRGTAHRDDVLDALDAAGYPVRVQD, encoded by the coding sequence ATGGCGGCCATGGAGCTGATCGGGCTGGATCGGATCGAGGCGGCGGCGAAGCAACTCGGGCCGGTCATCCGGCGCACGCCGGTGGTGGCGTCGCGGGTGCTGTCGGAACGCACCGGGCGCGAGGTGCGGCTGAAATGCGAGAATCTGCAGCGCACCGGGTCGTTCAAGCCGCGTGGCGCCTATCACCGGATCGCGAACCTGCCCGACGACGACCGGCGGCGCGGCGTGGTGGCGGCCAGCGCCGGTAATCACGCGCAGGGCGTCGCCTGGTCCGCGACGACGCTCGGCATCGACTCGACGGTGTTCATGCCCATCGGCGCGTCGCTGCCGAAGCTGGCCGCCACCCGGGCCTACGGCGCCACCGTGCACCAGGTGGGCGACAGCATCGACCGATCACTCACCGCGGCAATGGATTTCGCGGAGCAGACCGGCGCGACCCTGATCCATCCGTTCGACCATCCCGACATCGTGGCGGGCCAGGCCACCGTGGCGCTGGAGATCCTGGAGCAGATGCCGGAGGTGGGCACCGTCATCGTGCCGACCGGTGGTGGCGGCCTGCTCGCCGGAGTGGCCGTCGCGCTGCGCCACCTGGCGCCCGAGGTCCGGGTGATCGGCGTCCAGGCCGCACAGGCCGCGGCCTGGCCGCAGTCGCTGGCGGCCGGTGAACCCGTTGCGCTGGAACGGATGTCGACCATGGCCGACGGCATCGCGGTCGGCCTGCCGGGCGGGGTGCCGTTCGCGCACGTCGTCGACCGGGTCTCGATCGTGACCGTCGATGAGGACGCCCTGTCGAGTGCGCTGCTGCTGTGCATGGAGCGCGCCAAACTGATCGTCGAACCGGCCGGGGCGGCCGCGGTCGCCGCACTGATGACCCGCGCCGACGAGCTGGACCTGCGCGGCCCGGTGTGCGCGATTCTGTCCGGCGGTAATGTGGACCCGCTGTTGCTCACCCGGTTCATCGGGCACGGGCTCAGCGCGGCCGGGCGTTATCTCGCTGTGCGCGTGACGATTTCGGACCGCCCCGGGAGCCTGGGCAAGCTCCTGGCCGCCGTCGGCGACACCGGGGCGAGTGTGCTGGACGTCGTGCACTCGCGCACCGGGGCCTGGCTGGCCATCGACGAGGTCGAGGTGCTGCTGACCCTGGAGACCCGCGGCACCGCCCACCGCGACGACGTGCTGGACGCCCTCGACGCCGCGGGCTATCCGGTGCGCGTGCAGGATTGA
- a CDS encoding DMT family transporter, with protein sequence MTFLLLVLAIASEVTATVSLKLSEGFSKLVPSIVVVVGYASAFFFLSQALKRGMSIGVAYGVWSAIGVAAVATIGALFLDEGLTLVQIGGIGLVILGVLALELGAAH encoded by the coding sequence ATGACCTTCCTGCTGCTGGTGCTGGCCATCGCGTCCGAGGTGACGGCGACGGTGTCGTTGAAACTGTCCGAGGGGTTCAGCAAGCTGGTGCCCTCGATCGTGGTGGTGGTCGGGTACGCGAGCGCGTTCTTCTTCCTGTCGCAGGCGTTGAAGCGGGGAATGTCCATCGGGGTCGCGTACGGGGTGTGGTCGGCCATCGGGGTGGCGGCCGTGGCGACCATCGGGGCGCTGTTCCTCGACGAAGGGCTGACCCTGGTGCAGATCGGCGGGATCGGGCTGGTGATTCTCGGCGTGCTCGCCCTGGAACTGGGCGCCGCGCACTGA
- the idi gene encoding isopentenyl-diphosphate Delta-isomerase, with product MTIDSTIDREALPVELVDEQGRAIGACPVSQAHTAPGRLHRAFSVLLFDADGRVLLQQRAAVKTRFPLLWTNTCCGHPAPGRDPADAAVDRLVEELGIYSTLSEVGTFTYRAADPGTGRVEHEWDHVLVGRFDGAPPRPDPAEIADHAWVWPSDLADAMVADPQRYTPWLSGVLGVIESVEVE from the coding sequence GTGACCATCGACTCGACGATCGACCGCGAGGCCCTGCCCGTCGAACTGGTGGACGAGCAGGGCCGCGCGATCGGCGCCTGCCCGGTGTCCCAGGCGCACACCGCGCCGGGCCGCCTGCACCGCGCGTTCTCGGTGTTGTTGTTCGACGCCGACGGGCGGGTGCTCCTGCAGCAGCGCGCCGCGGTCAAGACCCGGTTTCCGCTGCTGTGGACCAACACGTGCTGCGGCCATCCGGCGCCGGGCCGCGACCCGGCCGATGCCGCGGTGGATCGGCTCGTGGAGGAGCTGGGGATCTACAGCACGCTGTCGGAGGTGGGCACGTTCACCTACCGGGCGGCCGATCCCGGCACCGGCCGCGTCGAGCACGAGTGGGATCACGTCCTCGTCGGCCGATTCGACGGCGCACCCCCGCGCCCCGATCCGGCGGAGATCGCCGACCACGCCTGGGTGTGGCCGAGCGACCTCGCCGACGCCATGGTCGCCGATCCGCAGCGGTATACGCCCTGGCTGTCCGGGGTGCTCGGGGTGATCGAGAGTGTCGAGGTCGAGTAG
- the argH gene encoding argininosuccinate lyase has product MTQGGSTNEGALWGGRFASGPAAAMAALSKSTHFDWALAPYDVRASKAHARVLHKAGLLSDDDLAGMLAGLDRLAADVESGAFGPAESDEDVHGALERGLIERVGAELGGRLRAGRSRNDQVATLFRMWLRDAVRRIAAGVLDVVDALVAQAAAHPEAVMPGKTHLQAAQPVLLAHQLLAHAHPLLRDVDRLRDFDKRAAVSPYGSGALAGSSLGLDPEAIAADLDFDAAAANSIDATSARDFAAEAAFVLAMTAVDLSRMAEEVIIWSTPEFGYITLADAWSTGSSIMPQKKNPDVSELTRGKAGRLIGNLTGLLATLKAQPLAYNRDLQEDKEPLFDSIAQLELLLPAIAGLMSTLTFHTDRMAELAPAGYTLATDIAEWLVRQGVPFRVAHEAAGGCVRAAEARGVGLDELTDAEFAAVDPALTPQVREVLTVQGSIASRNARGGTAGERVAEQLAEVRAATATARAWLG; this is encoded by the coding sequence ATGACGCAGGGCGGCAGCACCAACGAGGGCGCGCTGTGGGGCGGGCGATTCGCGTCCGGCCCGGCCGCGGCGATGGCGGCGCTGAGCAAGTCGACCCACTTCGACTGGGCGCTGGCGCCCTACGACGTGCGGGCGTCCAAGGCGCACGCGCGGGTGCTGCACAAGGCCGGTCTGCTGTCCGACGACGATCTCGCGGGCATGCTGGCGGGGCTGGACCGGCTCGCCGCCGACGTCGAGTCGGGGGCGTTCGGTCCGGCCGAATCCGACGAGGACGTGCACGGCGCGCTCGAGCGCGGGCTGATCGAACGCGTCGGCGCCGAACTCGGCGGCCGGCTGCGGGCGGGCCGCTCGCGCAACGACCAGGTGGCCACCCTGTTCCGGATGTGGCTGCGCGACGCGGTGCGCCGGATCGCGGCCGGGGTGCTGGACGTGGTGGACGCGCTGGTGGCGCAGGCGGCCGCGCACCCGGAGGCGGTCATGCCGGGCAAGACGCACCTGCAGGCCGCGCAGCCGGTGCTGCTCGCGCATCAACTGCTCGCCCACGCCCACCCGCTGCTGCGCGACGTCGACCGGTTGCGCGATTTCGACAAGCGAGCGGCCGTGTCGCCCTACGGTTCCGGCGCGCTGGCCGGGTCGTCGCTGGGCCTGGATCCGGAGGCGATCGCCGCCGATCTGGATTTCGATGCGGCCGCGGCCAATTCGATCGATGCCACATCGGCACGGGACTTCGCCGCGGAGGCGGCGTTCGTGCTCGCCATGACCGCGGTGGACCTGTCGCGTATGGCCGAAGAGGTGATCATCTGGAGCACACCGGAATTCGGCTACATCACGCTGGCGGACGCCTGGTCCACCGGGTCGTCGATCATGCCGCAGAAGAAGAATCCGGACGTCTCCGAGCTGACTCGCGGCAAGGCCGGCCGTCTGATCGGCAACCTCACCGGCCTGCTCGCCACACTGAAGGCGCAGCCGCTGGCCTACAACCGCGACCTGCAGGAGGACAAGGAGCCCCTGTTCGACTCGATCGCCCAGCTCGAACTGCTGTTGCCCGCCATCGCGGGCCTGATGTCGACCTTGACCTTCCACACCGACCGCATGGCCGAACTCGCCCCCGCCGGATACACCCTGGCCACCGACATCGCCGAATGGCTGGTGCGCCAAGGTGTTCCGTTCCGCGTGGCGCACGAGGCCGCCGGTGGCTGCGTCCGCGCCGCCGAGGCCCGCGGCGTGGGCCTGGACGAGCTCACCGACGCGGAGTTCGCCGCCGTCGACCCCGCCCTCACCCCGCAGGTGCGCGAGGTCCTCACCGTCCAGGGTTCGATCGCCTCCCGCAACGCCCGCGGCGGCACGGCAGGCGAACGGGTCGCCGAGCAACTGGCGGAAGTCCGCGCCGCCACCGCCACCGCCCGCGCCTGGCTCGGCTGA
- a CDS encoding geranyl diphosphate 2-C-methyltransferase, which produces MTMLDRETDGVLHSSYQRSVSEYWNNNPNDDRVNTKLGEVDGLYHHHYGVGEPDWSVLEGPDDTRQDRIVRELHRLETAQADLLLDHLGDVRPGDRLLDAGCGRGGTSIMANQRFGCRVDGVTISEYQVGFANDQARTRGVADMVQFHFKNMLDTGFDSGSMRGIWTNETTMYVDLHDLFGEFARLLEPGGRYVCITGCSNDVTGGKSSSVSWIDAHYGCMIHPRGEYFRALAANGLVPVGVTDLTPATIPYWDLRTHSELATGVEKPFLTAYREGSFQYLLIAADKVGR; this is translated from the coding sequence ATGACGATGCTCGACCGCGAGACCGATGGTGTCCTGCACAGCAGTTACCAGCGCTCGGTCTCCGAATATTGGAACAACAATCCCAACGACGACCGGGTCAACACCAAACTCGGTGAGGTCGACGGGCTCTACCACCACCACTACGGGGTGGGCGAGCCGGACTGGTCGGTGCTGGAGGGCCCGGACGACACCCGGCAGGACCGGATCGTGCGCGAACTGCACCGGCTCGAAACCGCGCAGGCCGACCTGCTGCTCGACCATCTCGGTGACGTCCGCCCCGGTGACCGGCTGCTCGATGCCGGCTGCGGGCGCGGCGGCACCAGCATCATGGCCAACCAGCGCTTCGGCTGCCGGGTGGACGGCGTGACGATCTCGGAATACCAGGTCGGCTTCGCCAACGACCAGGCCCGCACCCGCGGTGTCGCCGATATGGTGCAGTTCCACTTCAAGAACATGCTCGACACCGGATTCGATTCGGGCAGCATGCGCGGCATCTGGACCAACGAGACGACCATGTACGTCGACCTGCACGATCTGTTCGGCGAGTTCGCGCGGCTGCTGGAACCGGGCGGGCGCTACGTCTGCATCACCGGCTGCTCCAACGACGTGACGGGCGGTAAGTCGTCGTCGGTGAGCTGGATCGACGCGCACTACGGCTGCATGATCCATCCGCGCGGCGAATACTTCCGGGCGTTGGCCGCCAACGGCCTGGTGCCGGTCGGTGTCACCGACCTGACCCCGGCCACCATCCCGTACTGGGATCTGCGCACCCATTCCGAACTCGCGACCGGTGTGGAGAAGCCGTTCCTCACCGCCTATCGGGAGGGAAGTTTCCAGTATTTGCTGATCGCCGCGGATAAGGTAGGTAGGTGA
- a CDS encoding family 2B encapsulin nanocompartment shell protein produces MTIELPAQTANHVQKSLSTSAAHQLAHTTKSEPQMQGISSRWLTRTLPWVQVHGGIYRVNRRLTHTVGNGEVEFAVDGGQARVIPLELQELPPLRGFDDEEALGALARQFEQHDLEPGTVVAEFGNPIDQLLLIVHGKLSKLGTGEYGETTRVGILGGGSYFGEDVLTDEDAIWPVTLTTVTRTTLLALPRAAFERTRDEIPALSEQLSRFASAPARPQNNHGEANIEISSGHSGEPLLEGTFVDYDAAPREYELGLAQSVLRVHTRVADLFNEPHNQIEQQLRLTIEALHERREHDLVNNRDFGLLHNCDLKQRIYTESGAPTPDDMDELLSMRRSTKLFLAHPKAIAAFGRECTRRGIYPDPVEIDGNRIPAWRGVPIYPCGKIPVSDKHTTSILAMRTGEKEQGVIGLHQTGIPDEYEPSLNVRFKGIDDQSIISYLVSCYYSAAVLVPDALGILDNVLVARHD; encoded by the coding sequence ATGACCATCGAACTGCCGGCACAGACCGCGAATCACGTGCAGAAGAGCCTGTCCACCAGTGCCGCACACCAACTCGCGCACACCACCAAATCCGAACCGCAGATGCAGGGCATCAGCTCCCGCTGGCTGACCCGCACGCTGCCGTGGGTCCAGGTGCACGGCGGCATCTACCGCGTCAACCGCCGTCTGACCCACACCGTCGGCAACGGCGAGGTCGAATTCGCCGTCGACGGCGGCCAGGCCCGGGTCATCCCCCTGGAGCTGCAGGAACTGCCGCCGCTGCGCGGCTTCGACGACGAGGAGGCGCTCGGCGCGCTGGCCCGGCAGTTCGAGCAGCACGACCTGGAACCGGGCACGGTCGTCGCCGAATTCGGCAACCCCATCGACCAGCTCCTGCTCATCGTGCACGGCAAGCTGAGCAAGCTCGGCACCGGCGAGTACGGCGAGACCACCCGCGTCGGCATCCTCGGCGGCGGTTCGTATTTCGGCGAGGACGTGCTCACCGACGAGGACGCGATATGGCCGGTCACGCTCACCACCGTCACCCGCACCACCCTGCTCGCGCTGCCCCGCGCGGCCTTCGAACGAACCCGCGACGAGATACCGGCGCTGAGCGAACAGCTGTCACGGTTCGCGTCGGCGCCGGCGCGGCCACAGAACAACCACGGCGAGGCGAATATCGAGATCTCCTCCGGGCACTCGGGCGAGCCGCTGCTCGAGGGCACCTTCGTCGATTACGACGCCGCCCCGCGCGAGTACGAGCTGGGCCTGGCACAGAGCGTGCTGCGGGTGCACACCCGCGTCGCGGACCTGTTCAACGAGCCGCACAACCAGATCGAACAGCAGCTGCGGCTGACCATCGAGGCCCTGCACGAGCGCCGCGAACACGACCTGGTCAACAACCGCGATTTCGGCCTGCTGCACAACTGCGATCTCAAACAGCGCATCTACACCGAGTCCGGCGCCCCCACCCCGGACGACATGGACGAGCTGCTGAGCATGCGCCGCAGCACGAAACTCTTTCTGGCACACCCGAAAGCGATCGCGGCGTTCGGGCGCGAATGCACCCGCCGCGGCATCTATCCCGACCCGGTGGAGATCGACGGCAACCGCATCCCGGCCTGGCGCGGCGTGCCCATCTACCCGTGCGGCAAGATCCCGGTGAGCGACAAGCACACCACCTCGATCCTGGCCATGCGCACCGGCGAGAAGGAGCAGGGCGTGATCGGCCTGCACCAGACCGGCATCCCCGACGAGTACGAGCCGAGCCTCAACGTCCGCTTCAAGGGCATCGACGACCAGTCGATCATTTCCTACCTGGTCAGCTGCTACTACTCGGCGGCCGTGCTGGTGCCCGACGCGCTGGGGATCCTCGACAATGTCCTCGTCGCCCGGCACGACTGA
- a CDS encoding family 2 encapsulin nanocompartment cargo protein terpene cyclase: MSVLSRAAAPPATGELAAVVAKLLTNLDHAPPAALPLPDSSKGPAAQPVSAPFADMVDSVTPHRLLGPTGLGASGLLLRPRGDKDGGASRSRSGSPGAPEPAGEPGGSRLSRLLSGHTDLAQFPRRTAAPAREPSHAEPSAEGTGAAEDERDIPPLYCPPPLRDNPALATAVNEGILVWAESIGLYENNLDELRKADFGRLIMLAHPDCDDPDRLLAAAKCAVSEWSVDDYYCEEDADDRAPDGTPSSAEAELGPRLEMAAAAIDPVHLPAEYQERLERALQADPILRAFRTSFEHLSHYATPAQLARLRTEIGGWFIALGAEAGWRLAGRMPPVWEYLANRQPHSFLPCMAPIDVLGGYELSAAEYTDPRVRRVVTTAALAAQMVNDLYSMAREDLSNGREFNLPTVLAAEENCPRRQAVRRTAEIHDELVHRFEGEAAALAAAGSPELRRFLGGLWGWMGGNRAWHADSRRYHDQS; this comes from the coding sequence ATGTCGGTGCTGTCACGCGCCGCGGCCCCGCCTGCCACCGGTGAGCTGGCCGCGGTCGTCGCCAAACTTCTGACCAATCTGGATCACGCTCCCCCGGCCGCCCTACCGCTGCCGGACAGTTCGAAAGGCCCTGCGGCCCAGCCGGTTTCGGCACCGTTCGCGGATATGGTCGATTCCGTCACACCGCACCGGCTGCTGGGGCCCACCGGGCTCGGCGCGTCCGGCCTGCTGTTACGGCCGCGAGGCGACAAGGACGGCGGGGCGAGCCGGTCCCGCTCCGGCTCGCCGGGTGCGCCGGAGCCCGCGGGCGAGCCGGGCGGGTCCCGGCTGAGTCGCCTGCTGTCCGGGCATACCGATCTCGCACAGTTCCCGCGCCGGACGGCGGCCCCGGCGCGGGAACCCTCCCACGCCGAGCCGTCCGCCGAAGGCACAGGTGCGGCGGAGGACGAGCGCGACATCCCACCGCTGTACTGCCCGCCACCCCTGCGCGACAATCCGGCGCTCGCCACAGCGGTGAACGAGGGAATCCTGGTGTGGGCCGAGAGCATCGGCCTGTACGAGAACAATCTGGACGAGCTGCGCAAGGCCGACTTCGGACGGCTGATCATGCTCGCGCATCCGGACTGCGACGACCCGGACCGGCTGCTCGCCGCCGCCAAATGCGCGGTGTCGGAATGGTCGGTCGACGACTACTACTGTGAGGAGGACGCCGACGACCGCGCGCCCGACGGCACCCCGTCCAGCGCCGAGGCCGAACTGGGGCCGCGACTCGAAATGGCCGCGGCCGCAATAGATCCCGTGCACCTTCCGGCCGAGTACCAGGAGCGGTTGGAGCGGGCGCTGCAGGCCGATCCGATCCTGCGCGCGTTCCGCACCTCGTTCGAGCACCTGTCGCACTACGCCACGCCGGCGCAGCTGGCGCGGCTGCGCACGGAGATCGGTGGCTGGTTCATCGCACTCGGCGCGGAGGCGGGCTGGCGGCTGGCCGGGCGGATGCCACCGGTGTGGGAGTACCTCGCCAACCGCCAGCCGCACAGCTTCCTGCCGTGTATGGCGCCGATCGACGTGCTCGGCGGCTACGAGCTGAGCGCGGCGGAGTACACCGATCCGCGCGTCCGCCGCGTGGTCACCACGGCCGCGCTCGCCGCGCAGATGGTCAACGACCTGTACTCGATGGCCCGCGAGGACCTGTCGAACGGCCGGGAGTTCAATCTGCCGACGGTGCTGGCGGCGGAGGAGAACTGCCCGCGCCGCCAGGCGGTGCGGCGCACGGCCGAGATCCACGACGAACTGGTGCACCGCTTCGAAGGGGAGGCGGCGGCACTCGCCGCCGCGGGTTCCCCGGAGTTGCGGCGCTTCCTGGGCGGCCTGTGGGGCTGGATGGGCGGCAACCGCGCCTGGCACGCCGACAGCCGCCGTTATCACGACCAGAGCTGA
- a CDS encoding GntR family transcriptional regulator has product MPPRRRSALLAKLVVDEPGRPRIILGELRRVILDGAVPPGTVIPLREVAELFDVSHIPVREALKILIGEGLVAHEPHAGYTVAQLTASELREMYLVRQALEEASLAAAVSHATAADRAALLEVNAALEQAIREDDPVGYHRRSRQFHLALTRPSRMFRLLHLLESAWNVTEPVQSMVHVSRADRVRLHTDHALMLDAFLARDVQRLLTVAQSHHSRLESVLATLPTGTGLLAPPDGVSFARP; this is encoded by the coding sequence ATGCCTCCACGACGACGCTCGGCGTTACTCGCGAAGCTGGTGGTCGACGAACCGGGTCGGCCGCGGATCATCCTCGGGGAACTGCGGCGGGTGATTCTCGACGGCGCGGTGCCGCCGGGCACCGTGATCCCACTGCGTGAGGTGGCCGAACTATTCGACGTCAGCCACATTCCGGTCCGCGAAGCGCTGAAGATCCTGATCGGTGAGGGCCTGGTCGCGCACGAACCGCATGCGGGATACACGGTGGCGCAGTTGACCGCGAGCGAACTGCGGGAGATGTACCTGGTGCGGCAGGCGCTGGAGGAGGCGTCGCTGGCCGCCGCCGTCAGCCACGCCACCGCCGCGGATCGCGCGGCGCTGCTGGAGGTGAACGCGGCGCTGGAACAGGCCATCCGCGAGGACGATCCGGTCGGCTACCATCGCCGGTCGCGCCAGTTCCATCTCGCCCTGACCCGGCCCTCGCGCATGTTCCGGCTGCTGCACCTGCTCGAATCCGCTTGGAACGTCACCGAACCCGTGCAGTCGATGGTGCACGTGTCGCGGGCCGACCGAGTGCGGCTGCACACCGATCACGCGCTCATGCTCGACGCCTTCCTTGCCCGCGATGTGCAACGGCTGCTCACCGTCGCGCAAAGCCACCACTCCCGGCTCGAGTCGGTATTGGCGACCCTACCCACCGGCACCGGACTGCTCGCACCACCCGACGGCGTCTCGTTCGCGCGGCCCTAG